CGGGCTCGACTACTGGTACGCCTGGCAGGTCACCATCCTCGGTCTCGGCCCGGTCTGGCAGAGCGACAACGCCGCCGCCCGCAGCCGCGCCGCCGAGCTCCTCACCCAGGGCGAGGTGTTCGCCTTCGGCCTGTCCGAGAAGTCCCACGGCGCCGACATCTACTCGACCGACATGCTGCTGGAGCCCGACGGCGATGGCGGCTTCCGCGCCAGCGGCTCCAAGTACTACATCGGCAACGGCAACGCCGCCGGGCTCGTCTCCGTCTTCGGCCGCCGGACCGACATCGAGGGCCCGGACGGCTATGTCTTCTTCGCCGCCGACAGCCGCCACCCCGCGTACCACCTCGTGAAGAACGTCGTGGACTCCTCGAAGTACGTCAGTGAGTTCCGCCTCGACGACTACCCCGTCGGCCCGGACGATGTGCTGCACACCGGCCGCGCCGCCTTCGACGCCGCCCTCAACACCGTCAACGTCGGCAAGTTCAACCTCTGCACCGCCTCGATCGGCATCTGCGAGCACGCGATGTACGAGGCCGTCACGCACGCGCAGAACCGCATCCTCTACGGCCGCCCCGTCACCGCCTTCCCGCATGTGCGCCGCGAGCTGACCGACGCGTATGTCCGGCTCGTCGGGATGAAGCTGTTCAGCGACCGCGCCGTCGACTACTTCCGCTCCGCCGGCCCCGACGACCGCCGCTACCTGCTCTTCAACCCGATGACGAAGATGAAGGTGACCACCGAGGGCGAGAAGGTCATCGACCTGATGTGGGACGTCATCGCGGCCAAGGGCTTCGAGAAGGACACCTACTTCGCCCAGGCCGCCACCGAGATCCGCGGCCTGCCGAAGCTGGAGGGCACGGTCCACGTCAACCTCGCGCTGATCCTCAAGTTCATGGGCAACCATCTGCTGAACCCGGCCGGGTACGAGGAGGTCCCGACCCGTCTCGACGCGGCCGACGACGCGTTCCTCTTCCGGCAG
This Streptomyces decoyicus DNA region includes the following protein-coding sequences:
- a CDS encoding acyl-CoA dehydrogenase family protein; protein product: MADQLLFNPRTYDPAHFDPETRRLLRATVDWFEERGKRRLIEDYRSRAWLADFLAFSAKEGLFATFLTPASAADGQQDKRWDTARIAALNEIFGFYGLDYWYAWQVTILGLGPVWQSDNAAARSRAAELLTQGEVFAFGLSEKSHGADIYSTDMLLEPDGDGGFRASGSKYYIGNGNAAGLVSVFGRRTDIEGPDGYVFFAADSRHPAYHLVKNVVDSSKYVSEFRLDDYPVGPDDVLHTGRAAFDAALNTVNVGKFNLCTASIGICEHAMYEAVTHAQNRILYGRPVTAFPHVRRELTDAYVRLVGMKLFSDRAVDYFRSAGPDDRRYLLFNPMTKMKVTTEGEKVIDLMWDVIAAKGFEKDTYFAQAATEIRGLPKLEGTVHVNLALILKFMGNHLLNPAGYEEVPTRLDAADDAFLFRQGPARGLGAIRFHDWRAAYDAYAEVPNVARFREQADALCEFVTTAAPDEEQSRDLDLLLAVGQLFALVVHGQLILEQARLTGLDADVLDELFAVLVRDFSAHAVELHGKDSATEAQQRWALDAVRRPVVDDARSTRVWERVEALAGAYEMAP